A genomic stretch from Polyangium spumosum includes:
- the uvrB gene encoding excinuclease ABC subunit UvrB: MSRRFELVSGFTPCGDQPRAIEEISGAFARSEKFQCLLGVTGSGKTFTAAKVIERLQRPTLVLAPNKTLAAQLYGEMRELFPNNAVHYFVSYYDYYQPEAYVPSSDTFIEKDAIINDAIDRMRHAATHALLSRPDVLIVASVSCIYGIGSAESYHGLLIKMERGQELRRDELLRRLVDIQYDRNDIDFHRGTFRVRGDVVEIFPAYEETVAIRVEFFGDEIEAIKEVDPVRGKVLGTLDRIAIYPGSHYVTEQQQLRSAIASIREELRDRLDFYDKAGRFLEKQRIEQRTMYDLEMLEQMGFCNGIENYSRHLSGRKPGEPPPTLIDYFPKDFLLIIDESHQTIPQCSAMYRGDRARKETLVEYGFRLPSALDNRPLKFDEFEGHYHNVLFVSATPGDYEIEKTGGVVVEQIIRPTGLTDPQITVRPVAGQVDDLLERIRERVSCNERVLVTTLTKRMAEDLTEYYTELGVRVRYLHSDIDTLERVEILRDLRRGEFDVLVGINLLREGLDLPEVSLVAILDADKEGFLRSPRSLIQTIGRAARNVRGEVIMYADRETVAMRYAIQETDRRRAVQTAYNVKHGITPATVTKAILDLSPTSGARDYYAVPKGSAKGAGPGGKDAAPTGADLAERIEALRLEMFAAAENLEFEKAARLRDQLRVLKGELAESGEEVAPPATKAKPRPKAKGNGAKASSASSGGGAKKAGARGGASTGRGRYR, from the coding sequence GTGTCAAGGCGTTTCGAGCTCGTCTCAGGCTTCACCCCGTGTGGCGACCAACCTCGCGCGATCGAGGAGATCAGCGGAGCTTTCGCCCGGTCCGAGAAATTCCAGTGCCTGCTCGGCGTGACGGGCAGCGGCAAGACGTTCACGGCGGCCAAGGTCATCGAGCGCCTCCAGCGCCCGACGCTCGTCCTCGCCCCGAACAAGACGCTCGCGGCCCAGCTCTACGGCGAGATGCGCGAGCTCTTCCCGAACAACGCCGTCCACTACTTCGTCAGCTACTACGACTACTACCAGCCCGAGGCGTACGTCCCTTCGAGCGACACCTTCATCGAGAAGGACGCCATCATCAACGACGCCATCGACCGGATGCGCCACGCCGCCACGCACGCGCTCCTGTCCCGGCCGGACGTGCTCATCGTCGCCTCCGTGAGCTGCATCTACGGCATCGGCTCGGCCGAGAGCTACCACGGCCTGCTCATCAAGATGGAGCGTGGCCAGGAGCTCCGCCGTGACGAGCTCCTCCGCCGGCTCGTCGACATCCAGTACGATCGCAACGACATCGACTTCCACCGCGGCACCTTCCGCGTGCGCGGCGACGTCGTGGAGATCTTCCCCGCGTACGAGGAGACCGTCGCCATCCGCGTCGAGTTCTTCGGCGACGAGATCGAGGCCATCAAGGAGGTCGACCCCGTTCGCGGCAAGGTGCTCGGCACGCTCGACCGCATCGCGATCTACCCCGGCTCGCACTACGTCACCGAGCAGCAGCAGCTCCGCAGCGCCATCGCCTCCATCCGCGAGGAGCTCCGCGATCGGCTCGACTTCTACGACAAGGCCGGCCGCTTCCTGGAGAAGCAGCGCATCGAGCAGCGCACGATGTACGACCTCGAGATGCTCGAGCAGATGGGCTTCTGCAACGGCATCGAGAACTACTCGCGCCATCTCTCGGGCCGGAAGCCTGGCGAGCCTCCGCCCACCTTGATCGACTACTTCCCGAAGGACTTCCTCCTCATCATCGACGAGTCGCACCAGACGATCCCGCAGTGCTCGGCGATGTACCGCGGCGACCGCGCGCGCAAGGAGACCCTCGTCGAGTACGGCTTCCGCTTGCCGAGCGCGCTCGACAACCGTCCCCTCAAGTTCGACGAGTTCGAGGGGCACTACCACAACGTCCTCTTCGTCAGCGCCACGCCCGGCGACTACGAGATCGAGAAGACCGGCGGCGTCGTCGTCGAGCAGATCATCCGCCCGACGGGCCTCACCGATCCGCAGATCACGGTCCGCCCCGTCGCCGGCCAGGTCGACGATCTGCTCGAGCGCATCCGCGAGCGCGTCTCGTGCAACGAGCGTGTCCTCGTCACCACCTTGACCAAGCGCATGGCCGAGGATCTCACCGAGTACTACACGGAGCTCGGCGTGCGGGTCCGTTACCTGCACTCGGACATCGACACGCTCGAGCGCGTGGAGATCCTCCGCGATCTGCGGCGCGGCGAGTTCGACGTGCTCGTCGGCATCAACCTCCTGCGCGAGGGCCTCGACCTGCCCGAGGTCTCGCTCGTGGCGATCCTCGACGCCGACAAGGAGGGCTTCCTCCGCAGCCCGCGCTCGCTGATCCAGACGATCGGCCGCGCGGCGCGTAACGTCCGCGGCGAGGTCATCATGTACGCCGATCGCGAGACGGTCGCGATGCGCTACGCCATCCAGGAGACGGACCGCCGTCGCGCCGTGCAGACGGCGTACAACGTCAAGCACGGCATCACGCCCGCGACGGTCACGAAGGCGATCCTCGATCTCTCGCCGACCTCCGGCGCGCGTGACTACTACGCGGTCCCCAAGGGCAGCGCGAAGGGCGCGGGCCCCGGGGGCAAGGACGCGGCTCCCACCGGCGCCGATCTCGCCGAGCGCATCGAGGCGCTGCGCCTCGAGATGTTCGCCGCTGCCGAGAACCTCGAGTTCGAGAAGGCTGCGCGCCTCCGGGATCAGCTCCGCGTGCTCAAGGGAGAGCTCGCGGAGTCGGGCGAGGAGGTCGCGCCTCCCGCGACGAAGGCCAAACCTCGACCGAAGGCCAAGGGCAACGGGGCGAAGGCTTCGAGCGCTTCGAGCGGCGGCGGCGCGAAGAAGGCGGGCGCGCGTGGCGGGGCGAGCACAGGCCGAGGCCGCTACCGCTGA
- a CDS encoding DUF309 domain-containing protein has protein sequence MADDANEDREGAFNRGLEAYRAGCHFDAYDIWTQVYQDEQNETNRRFLQAIIQVTNAMHKVRHNAELRGSVHLLERALLKLDALPDVHGGIDLATFRDATRTCLAEIKRLLSVAQKNLEDAFIPPLSSVGAGPVLEPRVSPPSKDPETLFQNGLDAYRAGRFYDAHELWEDYRRTRPESDPSRELVKGLVLVATAMHKLHRAKSPGGAAQLLELALDQLRDTPEGTLGLEVGALVEEVSRVHHEVEELEAKGADSSPTPQSYIPKIKRVE, from the coding sequence ATGGCCGACGACGCGAACGAAGATCGTGAAGGTGCCTTCAATCGGGGTCTCGAGGCGTACCGCGCAGGTTGCCATTTCGACGCCTACGACATCTGGACGCAGGTCTACCAGGACGAGCAAAACGAGACGAACCGCCGGTTCTTGCAGGCGATCATTCAAGTGACGAACGCGATGCACAAGGTTCGTCACAACGCGGAGCTCCGCGGATCGGTGCACCTGCTCGAACGGGCCCTGCTCAAGCTCGACGCGCTGCCCGACGTACACGGCGGCATCGATCTCGCCACGTTCCGCGACGCGACGCGTACCTGCCTGGCCGAGATCAAGCGCCTCCTGTCCGTCGCCCAGAAGAACCTCGAGGACGCCTTCATCCCACCGCTGAGCAGCGTGGGCGCAGGGCCCGTGCTCGAGCCACGCGTGTCACCGCCGTCGAAAGACCCGGAGACGCTCTTCCAGAACGGCCTCGACGCCTACCGCGCCGGACGTTTCTACGACGCGCACGAGCTCTGGGAGGACTACCGCCGCACCCGGCCGGAGTCGGACCCGTCCCGCGAGCTCGTCAAGGGCCTCGTCCTGGTCGCCACGGCCATGCACAAGCTGCATCGCGCCAAGAGCCCAGGCGGTGCAGCGCAGCTCCTCGAGCTCGCCCTCGATCAGCTACGCGACACGCCCGAAGGCACGCTGGGCCTCGAGGTCGGCGCCCTCGTCGAGGAGGTCTCGCGCGTGCACCACGAGGTCGAGGAGCTCGAAGCGAAGGGCGCCGACAGCAGCCCGACCCCGCAGAGCTACATCCCCAAGATCAAGCGCGTGGAGTGA
- a CDS encoding thioredoxin family protein translates to MASSPDAGVRLRVMCVDLRSVRGYTSQVTKDQGRQARRERKKRKEPAAKGSWGSLAAAIGAVVMLGVLLYGSCKGEDPTASVSPEPAPTAPAAPPAVTTAPAPAPAAPRGNGTKGENWNDAQIPWQSYEAGMARAKSENKPVCLVFYTSWCPHCRNYANVFHDPRIVARARDFVMVRVNPDDEAAIGDRYAPDGSYVPRTFFLAPDGALLADVHAPRPKFLHFYDENDPASLLGGMDAALRKLARPM, encoded by the coding sequence ATGGCGTCCTCCCCCGACGCGGGCGTGCGCCTGCGCGTGATGTGTGTGGACCTCCGGTCCGTTCGGGGCTACACCTCCCAGGTGACGAAGGATCAAGGGCGACAGGCGCGGCGAGAACGTAAAAAACGCAAGGAGCCTGCCGCGAAGGGCTCGTGGGGCAGCCTCGCCGCGGCGATCGGCGCCGTCGTGATGCTCGGCGTTTTGCTCTACGGCTCCTGCAAGGGGGAAGACCCGACCGCCTCGGTGAGCCCCGAGCCTGCGCCCACCGCTCCCGCAGCTCCCCCCGCCGTCACGACCGCGCCTGCCCCGGCTCCCGCAGCGCCCCGCGGAAATGGGACAAAAGGCGAGAACTGGAACGACGCCCAGATCCCCTGGCAGAGCTACGAGGCCGGCATGGCCCGCGCCAAGTCCGAGAACAAGCCGGTCTGTCTCGTCTTTTACACGTCCTGGTGCCCCCATTGCCGCAATTACGCGAACGTCTTCCACGACCCGCGCATCGTGGCGCGCGCCCGTGATTTCGTGATGGTCCGCGTGAACCCCGACGACGAGGCCGCGATCGGCGACCGGTACGCGCCCGACGGCTCCTACGTCCCGCGCACGTTTTTCCTCGCCCCGGATGGCGCGCTCCTGGCCGACGTCCACGCGCCGCGGCCGAAATTCTTGCATTTCTACGACGAGAACGACCCGGCCTCGCTCCTCGGCGGCATGG